A single region of the Gossypium arboreum isolate Shixiya-1 chromosome 12, ASM2569848v2, whole genome shotgun sequence genome encodes:
- the LOC108479805 gene encoding E3 ubiquitin-protein ligase ATL4-like: MHFILIYFNNLPSFVTGFSFLLAASSMASPPALLGVMGGAVTAAENNATLPSHPSSSSTENVKPSIIIIVSIFSITVIVSVCICLLLRHLNRRCLRHLSPSSTSTITASSAHRVSPEQSSPPTTSLLDSLPLFTFSSITSRTNKDSTVSGDCAVCLSKFEPMDQLRLLPLCCHAFHAQCIDTWLTSNRTCPLCRSPLLASDSDLIKLSLQFSNVSAVIGAGGSDSFRLEIGSISGRQPGSESVERGRSYSVGSFDYIVEEESEITRNQTHRRNLSDKEELGGAEPALEASLAGEVANERSWLKDYVDRLSSSLSSRTMSFCSSGRFFTGSSRRSEISGATEDCDVEANCIGEEISEMFRWFSGV; the protein is encoded by the coding sequence ATGCACTTCATCCTCATCTACTTCAACAACCTTCCTTCTTTTGTTACTGGCTTTTCTTTTTTGTTGGCGGCGTCATCGATGGCTTCGCCACCTGCGTTGTTAGGCGTTATGGGAGGAGCTGTCACGGCAGCCGAAAATAATGCCACTTTACCCTcgcatccttcttcttcttcgacTGAGAACGTGAAGCCGAGTATAATTATAATAGTTTCTATATTTTCCATTACGGTGATTGTTTCCGTATGTATTTGTCTTCTCCTTCGCCACCTCAATCGCCGTTGCTTGCGTCACCTCTCTCCTTCATCTACGTCCACTATCACCGCTTCTTCTGCCCACCGTGTCAGTCCCGAACAATCATCACCACCGACAACTTCGTTGCTTGATTCGCTTCCTTTGTTCACATTCTCTTCAATTACTAGCCGCACCAACAAGGATTCAACCGTTTCCGGAGATTGCGCGGTTTGTTTGTCCAAATTTGAACCGATGGATCAACTCAGGCTTCTCCCTCTTTGTTGCCATGCGTTCCATGCTCAATGCATTGATACTTGGCTCACTTCAAACAGAACTTGCCCTCTATGTCGCTCACCTCTCTTAGCTTCCGATTCCGATCTCATAAAGCTTTCGCTTCAGTTTTCTAACGTATCCGCCGTGATCGGGGCTGGCGGCAGCGACAGTTTCCGGCTGGAGATTGGCTCCATCAGTGGCCGTCAACCAGGCTCCGAATCTGTTGAACGGGGAAGATCTTATTCCGTTGGCTCTTTCGATTATATCGTGGAGGAAGAATCAGAGATTACTAGGAATCAAACGCATCGGAGAAACTTGTCCGATAAGGAAGAACTTGGAGGAGCTGAGCCAGCTTTGGAAGCGAGCCTCGCCGGGGAAGTTGCTAATGAGAGGAGTTGGCTTAAGGACTACGTGGATAGGCTATCTTCTTCCTTATCGTCTCGTACCATGTCGTTTTGCAGCTCAGGTAGGTTCTTCACCGGAAGCAGTCGCCGAAGCGAAATCTCCGGCGCCACGGAAGATTGTGACGTGGAAGCCAATTGCATAGGTGAGGAGATCAGTGAAATGTTTCGTTGGTTCTCAGGGGTATGA
- the LOC108478316 gene encoding probable purine permease 11 isoform X2, with product MDESPFLKLKRWQWWLLVAINIFFLIAGQAAAVLLGRFYYDKGGNSKWMATLVQTAGFPVLCIPWFLLRPSREASTSSTSPSIKTLALLYFVLGVLLAGDNMLYSVGLLYLSASTYSLICATQLAFNAVFSYFLNSQKVTALILNSVVILSLSAALIAVNDDSDGPSGVPKGKFLIGFLCTLGASALYSLLLSVMQLSFQKVLKKETFSVVLEMQICTSVVASCLSSTGLFASGEWKSLQHELEVFGTGRVSYVLTLVWTAITWQVCAVGVVGLIFVVSSLFSNVISTLSLAVTPLAALVVFHDKMNGVKVIAMLLALCGFASYIYQNYIDDKKARRLQTHVREIQHTA from the coding sequence ATGGATGAATCACCATTTCTTAAACTGAAGCGGTGGCAATGGTGGCTTTTGGTGGCAATCAACATATTCTTCCTCATTGCTGGCCAAGCTGCAGCAGTTCTTCTGGGGAGATTTTATTATGATAAAGGTGGAAACAGTAAATGGATGGCCACTCTTGTGCAAACTGCTGGCTTCCCAGTCCTTTGTATCCCCTGGTTTCTTCTTCGCCCTTCTCGGGAAGCTTCGACTTCTTCCACTTCACCTTCCATCAAAACCCTTGCTCTGCTATATTTTGTTCTTGGTGTACTTCTTGCTGGTGACAATATGTTGTATTCTGTAGGGCTTTTGTATCTCTCAGCCTCTACTTATTCGCTCATTTGCGCAACTCAATTAGCTTTCAATGCAGTTTTTTCCTACTTCCTTAACTCACAGAAGGTCACTGCTTTGATTCTCAACTCAGTGGTCATCCTGTCATTGTCTGCTGCCTTAATTGCAGTGAATGATGATTCAGATGGGCCATCAGGAGTTCCCAAGGGGAAGTTCCTTATCGGCTTTCTCTGCACCCTTGGAGCTTCTGCCCTTTATTCCCTTTTGCTTTCCGTTATGCAACTTTCATTTCAGAAGGTTTTGAAAAAGGAAACATTTTCTGTCGTTTTGGAAATGCAAATCTGTACATCAGTTGTTGCAAGCTGCCTATCGTCTACCGGCCTCTTTGCAAGTGGTGAATGGAAGAGTTTGCAGCACGAGCTGGAGGTATTTGGCACCGGAAGAGTTTCATACGTGCTGACATTGGTGTGGACTGCTATAACTTGGCAAGTATGTGCTGTTGGTGTTGTGGGGTTGATTTTTGTTGTGTCATCTCTCTTCTCAAATGTAATCAGCACTCTGTCTCTGGCTGTTACCCCACTAGCTGCACTGGTAGTTTTCCATGACAAGATGAATGGTGTGAAGGTAATAGCCATGCTTTTGGCTCTTTGTGGTTTTGCTTCTTATATTTATCAAAATTATATTGATGATAAGAAGGCAAGGAGGTTGCAGACCCATGTCCGGGAAATCCAGCATACTGCTTGA
- the LOC108478837 gene encoding uncharacterized protein LOC108478837, producing MRCKKHLADLSSSAGVCATCLRERLLALMAAQTRDQQAQLTRVAENCRKPNPPPLVFPRSVSPYVSRRKSDENSASGIHHQRFFSTPQMGPTYSTITTADFEAAKSFKKKSKFSMFSNLFRPRSDKFNSGAGTQFHRDLCDGSSSSWFSAIFAFHRKQHKSSRTHAEDFGQFDPGCRKSCRVVNRGMSPAIEVDSGEECDQSPSVSTLEASPQWKRTPTAARWGKTRTRNVSGLAFCLSPLVRASPNRQWNQKGGLPPDKSFAGEGRPQMKPHLATAAGFCANRSRKLADFGRVSYNH from the coding sequence ATGAGGTGTAAGAAGCACCTTGCCGACCTAAGTAGCAGCGCCGGCGTGTGTGCGACATGTCTACGAGAACGTCTTCTGGCGCTCATGGCTGCGCAGACCCGAGACCAACAGGCTCAATTAACGCGCGTTGCTGAGAACTGTCGGAAACCTAATCCGCCCCCGCTGGTTTTCCCTCGCTCTGTTTCTCCTTATGTCAGCCGACGGAAATCCGACGAAAACAGTGCCTCGGGGATCCACCACCAGCGGTTTTTCAGCACTCCTCAGATGGGCCCCACCTACAGTACCATAACCACCGCCGATTTTGAAGCCGCCAAATCTTTCAAAAAGAAGAGCAAGTTCTCGATGTTTTCGAATCTGTTCAGGCCGAGATCCGATAAGTTCAATTCGGGTGCTGGGACTCAGTTTCATCGGGACTTGTGCGATGGGTCGTCCTCGTCTTGGTTCTCAGCAATCTTTGCCTTTCATCGAAAGCAGCACAAATCTTCGAGGACTCATGCAGAAGATTTTGGCCAATTTGATCCTGGCTGTCGAAAATCATGCCGGGTCGTAAATCGTGGAATGTCGCCAGCGATTGAAGTGGATTCAGGAGAAGAGTGTGATCAATCGCCATCGGTAAGCACGCTAGAAGCTTCCCCCCAGTGGAAGAGGACGCCAACGGCGGCGAGGTGGGGGAAGACACGAACAAGGAACGTGTCGGGATTAGCATTTTGCTTGAGTCCGCTCGTGAGGGCGAGTCCTAACCGACAGTGGAACCAAAAGGGTGGATTGCCACCTGACAAGTCGTTTGCAGGCGAAGGTAGGCCGCAGATGAAGCCCCACCTGGCAACCGCCGCGGGGTTTTGTGCAAATAGGTCCAGGAAGCTTGCTGATTTTGGCCGAGTCAGCTATAACCACTGA
- the LOC108478374 gene encoding ras-related protein RABH1b-like, giving the protein MAPISALAKYKLVFLGDQSVGKTSIISRFMYDKFDNNYQATIGIDFLSKTMYLEDRTVRLQLWDTAGQERFRSLIPSYIRDSSVAVIVYDVASRQSFLNTSNWIEEVRAERGSDVIIMLVGNKTDLVDKRQVSVEEGEAKARDINVMFIEASAKAGFNIKALFRKIAAALPGMETLSSTKHEDMVDVNLKSSNSNGSQSQQESGGCAC; this is encoded by the exons ATGGCTCCTATTTCAGCTCTGGCGAAATACAAGCTGGTTTTCTTGGGGGATCAATCTGTGGGGAAGACCAGTATCATCAGTCGCTTCATGTATGATAAATTCGATAACAATTACCag GCTACCATTGGTATCGACTTTCTATCCAAAACAATGTACCTTGAAGATCGAACTGTTCGATTGCAGCTTTG GGATACTGCAGGGCAGGAAAGGTTCAGGAGTCTTATACCAAGCTACATTAGGGATTCCTCGGTGGCAGTCATTGTCTATGATGTAGCAA GCAGGCAGTCCTTCTTAAATACTTCAAATTGGATTGAAGAGGTGCGGGCTGAACGGGGAAGTGACGTTATCATTATGCTTGTGGGGAACAAAACAGATCTTGTGGACAAAAG GCAAGTCTCGGTGGAGGAAGGAGAAGCCAAGGCTCGTGACATCAATGTTATGTTTATTGAAGCTAGTGCCAAGGCTGGTTTCAATATCAAG GCTCTATTTCGGAAGATTGCAGCTGCATTGCCTGGAATGGAAACACTATCTTCAACAAAGCATGAAGACATGGTGGATGTGAATCTTAAGTCGAGCAATTCAAATGGATCGCAGTCACAACAAGAGTCAGGAGGATGTGCCTGCTAA
- the LOC108478316 gene encoding probable purine permease 11 isoform X1, with protein sequence MTDNQESIVNKAENLMDESPFLKLKRWQWWLLVAINIFFLIAGQAAAVLLGRFYYDKGGNSKWMATLVQTAGFPVLCIPWFLLRPSREASTSSTSPSIKTLALLYFVLGVLLAGDNMLYSVGLLYLSASTYSLICATQLAFNAVFSYFLNSQKVTALILNSVVILSLSAALIAVNDDSDGPSGVPKGKFLIGFLCTLGASALYSLLLSVMQLSFQKVLKKETFSVVLEMQICTSVVASCLSSTGLFASGEWKSLQHELEVFGTGRVSYVLTLVWTAITWQVCAVGVVGLIFVVSSLFSNVISTLSLAVTPLAALVVFHDKMNGVKVIAMLLALCGFASYIYQNYIDDKKARRLQTHVREIQHTA encoded by the exons ATGACTG ATAATCAAGAATCTATTGTCAACAAGGCGGAAAATTTAATGGATGAATCACCATTTCTTAAACTGAAGCGGTGGCAATGGTGGCTTTTGGTGGCAATCAACATATTCTTCCTCATTGCTGGCCAAGCTGCAGCAGTTCTTCTGGGGAGATTTTATTATGATAAAGGTGGAAACAGTAAATGGATGGCCACTCTTGTGCAAACTGCTGGCTTCCCAGTCCTTTGTATCCCCTGGTTTCTTCTTCGCCCTTCTCGGGAAGCTTCGACTTCTTCCACTTCACCTTCCATCAAAACCCTTGCTCTGCTATATTTTGTTCTTGGTGTACTTCTTGCTGGTGACAATATGTTGTATTCTGTAGGGCTTTTGTATCTCTCAGCCTCTACTTATTCGCTCATTTGCGCAACTCAATTAGCTTTCAATGCAGTTTTTTCCTACTTCCTTAACTCACAGAAGGTCACTGCTTTGATTCTCAACTCAGTGGTCATCCTGTCATTGTCTGCTGCCTTAATTGCAGTGAATGATGATTCAGATGGGCCATCAGGAGTTCCCAAGGGGAAGTTCCTTATCGGCTTTCTCTGCACCCTTGGAGCTTCTGCCCTTTATTCCCTTTTGCTTTCCGTTATGCAACTTTCATTTCAGAAGGTTTTGAAAAAGGAAACATTTTCTGTCGTTTTGGAAATGCAAATCTGTACATCAGTTGTTGCAAGCTGCCTATCGTCTACCGGCCTCTTTGCAAGTGGTGAATGGAAGAGTTTGCAGCACGAGCTGGAGGTATTTGGCACCGGAAGAGTTTCATACGTGCTGACATTGGTGTGGACTGCTATAACTTGGCAAGTATGTGCTGTTGGTGTTGTGGGGTTGATTTTTGTTGTGTCATCTCTCTTCTCAAATGTAATCAGCACTCTGTCTCTGGCTGTTACCCCACTAGCTGCACTGGTAGTTTTCCATGACAAGATGAATGGTGTGAAGGTAATAGCCATGCTTTTGGCTCTTTGTGGTTTTGCTTCTTATATTTATCAAAATTATATTGATGATAAGAAGGCAAGGAGGTTGCAGACCCATGTCCGGGAAATCCAGCATACTGCTTGA
- the LOC108479804 gene encoding protein TRIGALACTOSYLDIACYLGLYCEROL 4, chloroplastic, which produces MANLESAIDSAFWDQSISSPQTLDGSAKSVPGEPFPLDGARASKALRIQQLSFLRNGFPLGIIPSVSPPSQKDLGSFSLQTLLLRPSTSNWWFGLIGQFRPKKLISAIKTELQSADELELPVFRDAAKHFLDKSLYSVALATQLSLSPSTSLLWSTERQGEKKGYRNKFKIYHQLPDHDITLDAAWPELFMDHKGKYWEVPESISLDMSSLPSDSGLQYHFGIHKNSGHPQAFNALDGEAPSALMPGLCAKAAFSYQKRKDIWRQKETKEDLIIKTDKGSYWRPSYDVRLREPHAAISGIIGGTCAAWFGKGSRNVESQSEDNIPTTNNKRSPLSADFFGSACYTFQHGQFRKLYGDLTRVDARLDLSSLSSFAKRIFQSSSANKSLSSPRLNLIFQQQVAGPIVFRVDSKLLLNSKAGKLGPHIEDVIYSLSYSLRLLRSGKVVAWYSPKRKEGMIELRLFEF; this is translated from the exons ATGGCGAACCTGGAATCGGCAATAGACTCTGCATTTTGGGATCAGAGCATATCCTCCCCGCAGACTTTGGATGGCTCGGCCAAGTCAGTTCCAGGTGAGCCTTTTCCTTTAGATGGAGCTCGAGCCAGCAAAGCCCTTCGAATTCAGCAGCTTTCATTTCTCAGAAATGGCTTCCCTTTGGGTATCATTCCTTCAGTATCTCCTCCTTCTCAGAAAGACTTGGGCTCTTTCTCTCTTCAGACTCTCTTGCTTAGGCCTTCCACTTCTAACTG GTGGTTTGGGTTAATTGGTCAGTTTAGGCCAAAGAAGCTTATTTCAGCTATTAAAACGGAACTTCAGAGTGCTGATGAGTTGGAGCTCCCTGTTTTCCGGGATGCAGCCAAGCATTTTCTTGACAAGTCACTGTATTCAGTTGCATTGGCCACACAGCTTTCCTTGTCTCCTTCTACATCCCTATTGTGGAGCACGGAGCGACAAGGCGAGAAGAAAGGTTATCGCAACAAGTTTAAGATTTATCACCAG CTTCCTGATCACGATATCACATTAGATGCTGCATGGCCTGAGCTTTTTATGGACCATAAAGGAAAATATTGGGAGGTTCCAGAATCAATATCCTTAGACATGTCTTCTCTTCCTTCTGACTCGGGGTTGCAATATCATTTTGGCATACACAAAAACAGTGGCCATCCCCAGGCTTTCAATGCACTTGACGGTGAGGCACCTTCTGCTTTAATGCCAGGGTTATGCGCAAAGGCTGCATTTTCCTATCAGAAGAGGAAGGATATTTGGAGGCAAAAGGAGACAAAAGAGGATCTTATCATAAAGACAGACAAAGGTTCATATTGGCGACCATCATATGATGTTCGTCTTAGAGAACCCCATGCTGCTATATCTGGAATTATAG GAGGCACATGTGCGGCCTGGTTTGGGAAAGGCTCCAGAAATGTTGAATCACAGAGCGAGGATAACATACCCACAACCAATAACAAGCGAAGTCCTTTGAGTGCGGATTTCTTCGGTTCAGCTTGCTATACTTTTCAGCATGGGCAGTTTCGTAAGCTATATGGCGATCTAACTCGAGTTGATGCTCGTTTGGACTTATCTTCACTCTCATCTTTTGCCAAAAGAATTTTCCAGAGTTCTAGTGCAAACAAATCTCTATCATCCCCCAGACTAAATTTGATATTTCAACAACAG GTTGCAGGGCCAATAGTGTTTCGAGTGGATTCAAAGTTGCTGCTCAATTCTAAAGCTGGGAAACTAGGCCCTCATATCGAAGATGTCATATACAGCTTGAGCTACTCGTTGAGGCTTCTGCGTTCCGGAAAAGTTGTAGCTTGGTATTctccaaagaggaaggaagggaTGATAGAATTGCGCCTTTTCGAATTTTAA